In one Oncorhynchus nerka isolate Pitt River linkage group LG7, Oner_Uvic_2.0, whole genome shotgun sequence genomic region, the following are encoded:
- the LOC135572324 gene encoding mucin-2-like, which translates to TTTSAPTTTTPTTTTTTNVAPTTTAAPTTALASTTSTAALTTTTAAPTTTTAPEPITTTTAAPATTTTTSGPTTTTTTAPPTTVAPTTTASPTTALASTTTTAALATTTAAPTTTASPKPTTTTSAAPTTTTTTTTTSAPTTTTTTAPPTTAAPTTTATPRPTTTTSAALTTTTTTSAPTTTTTTAPPTTVAPTITAAPTTALASTTTTAALTTTTAAPTTTTAPEPITTTTAAPATTTTTSAPTTTSAAPTTTTAVLTTTVTAAPSTITTTSAPTTTTTTTVAPTTTAAPTTALASTTTTAALTT; encoded by the exons actacaacttcagctcctacgacaacca ctcctacgacaaccacaacaacaaatgtagctcccacgacaactgcagctcctacaacagctttagcatctacgacatccactgcagccctaacaacaacaactgctgctcctacgaccactacagccccagaacctattacgacaaccactgcagctcctgctacaacaactacaacttcaggtcctacgacaaccacaacaacagcacctccaacaactgtagctcccacgacaactgcatctcctacaacagctttagcatctacgacaaccactgcagccctaGCTACAACAACTGCTGCACCTACGACCACTGCATCTCCaaaacctactacgacaaccagtgcagctcctactacaacaactacaacaactacaacttcagctcctacgacaaccacaacaacagcacctccaacaactgctgctcctacgaccactgcaactccacgacctactacgacaaccagtgcagctcttactacaacaactacaacttcagctcctacgacaaccacaacaacagcacctccaacaactgtagctcccacgataactgcagctcctacaacagctttagcatctacgacaaccactgcagccctaacaacaacaactgctgctcctacgaccactacagctccagaacctattacgacaaccactgcagctcctgctacaacaactacgacttcagctcctacgacaaccagtgcagctcctactacaacaactgctgttctaacgaccacagtgactgcagcaccttctacaataactacaacttcagctcctacgacaaccacaacaacaactgtagctcccacgacaactgcagctcctacaacagctttagcatctacgacaaccactgcagcactaacaaca
- the LOC135572635 gene encoding integumentary mucin C.1-like: TTTTSAAPTTTTTTTTTSAPTTTTTTAPPTTAAPTTTATPRPTTTTSAALTTTTTTSAPTTTTTTAPPTTVAPTITAAPTTALASTTTTAALTTTTAAPTTTTAPEPITTTTAAPATTTTTSAPTTTSAAPTTTTAVLTTTVTAAPSTITTTSAPTTTTTTTVAPTTTAAPTTALASTTTTAALTTTTAVPTTTTAPKPITTTIAAPATTTTTSVQLLLQQLLF; the protein is encoded by the exons actacgacaaccagtgcagctcctactacaacaactacaacaactacaacttcagctcctacgacaaccacaacaacagcacctccaacaactgctgctcctacgaccactgcaactccacgacctactacgacaaccagtgcagctcttactacaacaactacaacttcagctcctacgacaaccacaacaacagcacctccaacaactgtagctcccacgataactgcagctcctacaacagctttagcatctacgacaaccactgcagctctaacaacaacaactgctgctcctacgaccactacagctccagaacctattacgacaaccactgcagctcctgctacaacaactacgacttcagctcctacgacaaccagtgcagctcctactacaacaactgctgttctaacgaccacagtgactgcagcaccttctacaataactacaacttcagctcctacgacaaccacaacaacaactgtagctcccacgacaactgcagctcctacaacagctttagcatctacgacaaccactgcagcactaacaacaacaactgctgttCCTACGACCACTACAGCTCCAaaacctattacgacaaccattgcagctcctgctacaacaactacaacgtcag tgcagctcctactacaacaactgctgttctaa